From a single Apostichopus japonicus isolate 1M-3 chromosome 12, ASM3797524v1, whole genome shotgun sequence genomic region:
- the LOC139977783 gene encoding uncharacterized protein, which yields MRSLLCFLVVCLQAAEGLQEQDYIFSFLYNYDTSDYGLELYIASTSTNRQTVGNIFLPRSDVTIPFKIEPMSGELIQLPRAAEPSGSSYKSSTVYVQADQHIYIYGFSSDQSSIESFYPLPVTLLGTEYYVVTPSGVYSSFYPTFSVTSLYDDTRVLIFFNQQYGNYNSTHPMEIILTSLSTYVWRLSFDFTGTRITSSKVVSVSSGHECANYDSYCDHIIEVMPPVESWGRTFAMTSFTGRTQGYFVKIFTTHADTIVRMVLQHEVYEVPGNGTLYFDMPLSSAVVMECDHPVMVVAQVKTNPFMSVIPAIEQSTVGPIPFYSFSDDDNYLNLWASTNDFRGILIDDEQVSWEVVMSSDSWGSLVRGSLSAGHHVVRHTDINVTLSGIVYGYGYSSSYAHTLPYKPGVNVKDTTAPYISICHTVPVEVIGNYDRNVTAVMWMEPSVIDEEGLPITVSTNYQPGDLFPIGSTTVMYSFSDNSGNRAFCSFDVIVHDITPPVPRCPGHLRVDSCSKKATISWPEPHVWDNSEGNVIMTKDHEFGDELRGVEFIQYTFTDESGNVATCKIKVEVSKDDSLCWQLTMPFVISAVMLGLTLVPFLYTTGILVHHRRSTKSLVHRPGNGNVGTNPPCQPPCGDDDIYEDPSQFQKGDGQRNDSGLTYEEPTTSPFGEDYVEAKPTSKANDFGVNYEEPVASNDKDFAAEYEQPMASNDKDFDVAYEQPMAKHAQEIRKGHFNKGNTIALS from the exons ATGAGGTCATTGCTTTGCTTCCTCGTCGTCTGCCTGCAAGCTGCTGAAG GTTTGCAGGAACAAGATTACATCTTCAGTTTCTTATACAACTATGATACCTCAGATTACGGCCTGGAACTATACATTGCATCCACTTCAACGAATAGACAAACCGTTGGTAACATCTTCTTACCGCGCAGTGACGTCACTATACCATTTAAAATTGAGCCAATGTCCGGAGAGTTAATACAGCTTCCCCGGGCAGCAGAACCATCTGGATCTTCTTATAAGAGCTCTACTGTGTATGTTCAAGCCGATcagcatatatacatttacgGTTTCTCCTCAGACCAAAGCAGTATCGAAAGCTTTTACCCCTTACCTGTAACACTTCTTGGTACTGAATACTACGTAGTGACTCCAAGTGGAGTATACAGTAGCTTTTATCCTACATTTTCAGTGACGTCACTCTATGACGACACCAGAGTATTGATTTTCTTTAACCAACAGTACGGTAACTACAATTCGACGCATCCGATGGAGATAATACTGACCTCTCTGTCTACTTACGTATGGCGACTTTCTTTCGATTTCACTGGCACGAGGATCACGTCTTCCAAAGTAGTGAGTGTTTCTTCGGGTCACGAATGCGCAAACTATGACTCATACTGTGACCACATCATAGAAGTTATGCCTCCCGTAGAATCATGGGGTAGAACATTTGCGATGACATCTTTCACTGGACGAACGCAGGGTTACTTTGTTAAGATATTTACAACACATGCCGATACAATTGTGCGTATGGTACTGCAACACGAGGTTTACGAGGTTCCCGGCAACGGCACTTTATACTTTGATATGCCCTTGTCCTCTGCAGTCGTAATGGAGTGTGATCATCCTGTGATGGTGGTGGCGCAAGTTAAGACGAATCCGTTCATGTCAGTTATACCAGCTATAGAACAATCCACTGTAGGCCCGATACCATTCTATTCTTTCAGTGACGATGACAATTATTTGAATCTATGGGCTTCCACGAATGACTTTCGAGGTATACTCATTGATGATGAGCAAGTATCCTGGGAGGTGGTCATGAGTTCAGATTCGTGGGGCAGTCTCGTACGAGGAAGTTTGTCGGCAGGTCACCATGTGGTACGTCACACTGACATCAACGTCACGTTGAGTGGGATAGTATATGGCTACGGCTATAGCTCATCCTACGCGCACACACTCCCATACAAGCCAGGTG TGAACGTAAAGGACACAACGGCCCCTTATATATCCATATGTCATACAGTCCCTGTGGAGGTGATCGGTAACTACGACAGGAATGTTACGGCAGTGATGTGGATGGAACCATCTGTTATTGACGAGGAAGGGTTGCCTATTACTGTATCGACTAATTATCAGCCAGGAGACCTCTTTCCCATTGGTAGCACTACTGTAATGTACTCATTCAGCGATAACAGCGGAAATCGCGCTTTTTGTTCCTTCGATGTTATTGTACATG atatCACTCCACCCGTGCCGAGATGTCCAGGTCATTTGCGAGTCGATTCTTGTAGTAAAAAGGCGACCATTTCCTGGCCAGAACCTCATGTCTGGGATAACTCGGAAGGAAATGTTATCATGACGAAAGATCATGAATTTGGAGATGAACTGCGAGGTGTTGAATTTATACAGTACACATTCACAGACGAGTCTGGTAATGTTGCTACTTGTAAAATCAAGGTTGAGGTGTCTAAGGATGACAGCCTTTGTTGGCAACTTACCATGCCTTTCGTTATCTCTGCAGTAATGTTAGGATTAACTTTGGTACCATTCTTGTACACAACTGGTATACTTGTTCATCATCGCCGATCTACAAAGTCGCTTGTCCATCGCCCTGGTAATGGAAATGTCGGTACTAATCCCCCATGCCAGCCACCATGTGGAGACGATGATATCTACGAAGATCCTTCGCAATTTCAAAAGGGCGATGGGCAAAGAAATGACTCCGGATTAACTTATGAAGAACCAACGACGTCACCCTTTGGTGAAGATTATGTGGAAGCAAAACCGACGTCAAAGGCGAACGACTTTGGGGTGAACTATGAAGAACCAGTCGCTTCAAATGATAAGGACTTTGCTGCGGAGTATGAACAGCCAATGGCTTCAAACGATAAGGACTTTGATGTGGCGTATGAACAGCCAATGGCTAAACATGCTCAGGAGATTCGTAAAGGTCACTTTAATAAAGGCAACACAATTGCACTTAGTTAA